A genomic window from Cricetulus griseus strain 17A/GY chromosome 4, alternate assembly CriGri-PICRH-1.0, whole genome shotgun sequence includes:
- the LOC100763889 gene encoding zinc finger protein 844 isoform X2 codes for MNVISVVKLLLVKVVSKYIKERILGRNPMNVISVVKPLHIKVISKYIKKYILETNPMNVMNVVKPLYVKAVSEYIKEHTLEKNPMIVINVAKHLHVTVIFRCIKEHIMERNPMNVINVVKPLYVKAVSKYIKEYILERNPMNVINVVKALHVTVNFKIIQEHILERNLMNVFNVVKLLHATVIFKCIKEHILEKNPMNVINVVKRLHNTIIFKGIKEYILERNPMNVINVVKPLHLKVISKYIKEHIRERNPMNVINVVKRLHIRVIIEVMKEYILERNPMNVINVVKRLHINVIIEGMKEHILERNPMNVINVVKPLHVSVVSKYINEHILERNPMNVINVARHLHVKVVYKYIEEHILERNLMNVTSVVKPFHNSVVLKYIKEHILERNPTYVIIVIYPLYQKPSKI; via the coding sequence atgaatgtaatcagtgtggtaaagcttttgctcGTCAAAGTTGtctccaaatacataaaagaacgcatactggggagaaaccctatgaatgtaatcagtgtggtaaagcctttgcacatCAAAGTAATCTCCAAGtacataaaaaaatacatactAGAGacaaaccctatgaatgtaatgaatgtggtaaagcctttgtatGTCAAAGCAGTCTCCgaatacataaaagaacacacactggagaaaaaccctatgaTTGTAATCAATGTGGCAAAGCATTTGCATGTCACAGTTATCTTCagatgcataaaagaacacataatggagagaaaccctatgaatgtaatcaatgtggtaaagcctttgtatGTCAAAGCGGtctccaaatacataaaagaatacatactggagagaaaccctatgaatgtaatcaatgtggtaaaggcTTTACATGTCACAGTCAACTTCAAAATCATacaagaacacatactggagagaaaccttatgaatgtattcaatgtggtaaagcttttgcatgccacagtcatcttcaaatgcataaaagaacacatactggagaaaaaccctatgaatgtaatcaatgtggtaaagcgtTTGCACAACACAatcatcttcaaaggcataaaagaatacatactggagagaaaccctatgaatgtaatcaatgtggtaaagcctttgcatcTCAAAGTAAtctccaaatacataaaagaacacatacgggagagaaaccctatgaatgtaatcaatgtggtaaagcgtTTGCACATCAGAGTCATTATCGAAGTCatgaaagaatacatactggagagaaaccctatgaatgtaatcaatgtggtaaagcgtTTGCACATCAATGTCATTATCGAAGGcatgaaagaacacatactggagagaaaccctatgaatgtaatcaatgtggtaaagcctttgcacgtCAGTGTAGTCTCCAAATACATAAacgaacacatactggagagaaaccctatgaatgtaatcaatgtggcaAGGCATTTGCATGTCAAAGTAGTCTACAAATACATAGAAGAACACATACtagagagaaaccttatgaatgtaaccagtgtggtaaagccttttcacaaCTCAGTAgtcttaaaatacataaaagaacacatactggagagaaaccctacataTGTAATCATTGTGATATACCCTTTGTATCAGAAaccttcaaaaata